The following are from one region of the Rosistilla carotiformis genome:
- a CDS encoding sodium:solute symporter family transporter has protein sequence MQTLDYVVIVVYLIVMMGMGMLFSRGQSRREFFAAGGSMGWMVVGLSVMATLFSSNSFAMYPSVGYGDSLRVGMMLVGATLMSPIVIWVFIPVYSRLNCTTAYEYLERRFHVSIRCLASGLFILLRIGWMASATFAASLVIASVSQVPQVTVILSLGAVSILYTMVGGLRAVMWTDVLQFFVFAGTILVALSLLIYTSGIGFTQSISSYFEGRSSMLVDWTPSMTLKHGSWAVLIGTFLEALSAFGADQVAVQRYISAKSERTSQIGYLVNLIGMWLVIPGLLLIGVGLFAFYGENPAELQPLLQGVSVGELPSPLESVAMRDAVLAAGVQDKVFPEFARMHFPPGMVGLFLVALMAAVMSSIDSGIHSVTTAIIVDFRDRLMPAWKPDDSAHDVGLIRGLLVVVGVLSVTLACFVGPLGDVFDIAKKLTASFGGPLLAVFILAFFSRKARAAAVFPGTLIAAAATMAMMYHFDQWFSMWFWPVGFGLTLVLCFAINLCLPRTAGSGEEPLTFAAVMRQNPKRKQELPSE, from the coding sequence ATGCAAACGCTCGATTATGTCGTCATCGTTGTCTATTTGATCGTGATGATGGGAATGGGGATGTTGTTTAGTCGCGGGCAATCGCGCCGCGAGTTTTTTGCCGCTGGCGGTTCAATGGGGTGGATGGTGGTAGGGCTGAGCGTGATGGCGACGCTGTTTTCATCGAACAGCTTTGCGATGTATCCATCGGTCGGCTACGGCGACAGCCTTCGCGTGGGGATGATGTTGGTGGGGGCGACGCTGATGTCGCCGATCGTGATTTGGGTTTTTATTCCCGTCTATTCGCGATTGAACTGCACGACGGCGTACGAATATCTGGAGCGTCGGTTCCATGTTTCGATCCGCTGTTTGGCCAGCGGTTTGTTTATTTTGTTGCGGATCGGGTGGATGGCGTCGGCGACGTTTGCGGCTTCGTTGGTGATCGCCAGCGTCTCGCAGGTGCCGCAAGTCACGGTCATCCTGTCGCTGGGAGCCGTCTCGATTCTGTATACGATGGTCGGTGGATTGCGAGCGGTGATGTGGACCGACGTGCTGCAGTTCTTTGTTTTTGCCGGGACGATTCTCGTCGCCCTCTCGCTGCTGATCTACACCAGCGGGATCGGCTTCACCCAATCGATCAGCAGTTATTTCGAAGGCCGCTCCAGTATGTTGGTCGACTGGACTCCCTCGATGACGCTCAAGCATGGCAGTTGGGCGGTGCTGATCGGCACGTTCCTGGAAGCGCTGTCGGCCTTTGGTGCCGACCAAGTTGCGGTGCAACGCTACATCTCGGCCAAGTCGGAACGGACATCGCAGATCGGATACTTGGTGAACCTGATCGGGATGTGGTTGGTGATCCCGGGCCTGCTTTTGATCGGTGTCGGGCTGTTTGCGTTTTATGGCGAAAACCCCGCTGAATTGCAGCCGCTGTTGCAAGGCGTGAGCGTGGGCGAGCTGCCGTCGCCGCTCGAATCGGTTGCGATGCGCGATGCGGTCTTGGCGGCAGGAGTGCAGGACAAGGTCTTTCCCGAGTTCGCTCGAATGCACTTTCCACCGGGGATGGTGGGATTGTTTCTTGTCGCGTTGATGGCGGCGGTGATGTCCAGTATCGACTCCGGTATCCACTCGGTCACGACGGCGATCATTGTCGATTTTCGCGACCGTCTGATGCCCGCGTGGAAGCCCGACGACAGTGCCCACGATGTTGGATTGATCCGCGGATTGTTAGTCGTCGTCGGTGTGTTGAGCGTCACGTTGGCTTGTTTTGTCGGGCCGCTTGGTGATGTGTTTGACATCGCCAAGAAACTGACAGCCTCCTTCGGCGGCCCGCTGTTGGCTGTCTTTATCCTCGCCTTTTTCTCACGGAAAGCCCGCGCTGCGGCGGTCTTTCCCGGGACGTTGATCGCTGCCGCGGCGACGATGGCGATGATGTATCATTTCGACCAATGGTTCTCGATGTGGTTCTGGCCCGTCGGGTTTGGATTGACGTTGGTGTTGTGCTTTGCGATCAATCTCTGCTTGCCGCGGACAGCCGGATCGGGTGAAGAACCGTTGACCTTTGCAGCCGTGATGCGACAAAACCCCAAGCGTAAGCAGGAGCTTCCGTCCGAATGA
- a CDS encoding ABC transporter ATP-binding protein, whose amino-acid sequence MIRTSGLSKKYGDMFAIKDINLDLGEGDLFGFIGPNGAGKTTTMRIIATLLEPSWGEAYVCGHAVQLNPKEIRRLVGYMPDFFGVYDDMTVIEYLEFFAAAYRINGPARRKRCDEMLEIVDLDFKRDAYANTLSRGQTQRLGLARTLLHDPQVLLLDEPLSGLDPRARIEMRNLLRKLGQMGKTIIVSSHILPELADICNKVGIIDRGVLEVNATVNDVMRQVREYNVLVVQPADIVDLTKMSDLLEGHPKVRGVEVGDSEIRVILNRDVEDYSDLPALLIQSGIRVRQFREEELNLESAFMALTKGTAVRM is encoded by the coding sequence GTGATCAGAACTTCTGGATTGTCAAAAAAGTATGGCGACATGTTTGCCATCAAGGACATCAACCTCGACCTCGGCGAGGGAGACCTGTTCGGCTTCATCGGCCCCAACGGTGCCGGCAAGACGACGACGATGCGGATCATCGCAACGCTGTTGGAGCCCAGTTGGGGCGAGGCGTATGTCTGCGGACACGCGGTCCAATTGAACCCCAAGGAGATCCGGCGGCTCGTCGGTTACATGCCCGACTTCTTCGGCGTGTACGACGACATGACGGTGATCGAATACCTGGAGTTCTTCGCCGCGGCGTATCGCATCAACGGCCCCGCCCGACGCAAACGCTGCGACGAAATGCTGGAGATCGTCGACCTCGATTTCAAACGCGACGCATATGCCAACACGCTCAGCCGCGGACAGACTCAGCGACTCGGGCTAGCTCGCACGCTGCTGCACGACCCGCAAGTCCTCTTGTTAGACGAACCGCTCTCGGGACTCGACCCACGGGCTCGGATCGAGATGCGAAACCTGCTTCGCAAGCTCGGCCAGATGGGCAAGACGATCATCGTCAGCAGCCACATCCTGCCGGAATTGGCGGACATCTGTAACAAAGTTGGGATCATCGATCGGGGCGTTCTGGAAGTCAACGCGACGGTCAACGACGTGATGCGTCAGGTTCGTGAATACAACGTGCTGGTCGTCCAACCGGCCGACATCGTCGACCTCACGAAGATGTCCGATCTACTGGAAGGACATCCCAAGGTTCGCGGCGTGGAAGTTGGCGACTCCGAGATCCGCGTGATCCTGAACCGCGACGTCGAAGACTACAGCGACCTGCCGGCGCTGTTGATCCAATCGGGCATCCGCGTCCGCCAGTTCCGCGAAGAGGAACTGAACCTCGAATCGGCCTTCATGGCATTGACCAAAGGGACCGCGGTCCGGATGTAA
- a CDS encoding ATP-dependent DNA helicase RecQ, with amino-acid sequence MPSTLSPSDFLDRFGLTQFRSGQEAVIQQVLDGKDVLCVMPTGGGKSLCYQLPSVMLDGLTIVVSPLIALMQDQVDVLQKKGFRATLINSSLKPAEQFDRMQAMAEGKYDLIYIAPERLRNSRFLESVRKTKVSLLAVDEAHCISEWGHDFRPDYARLGQFRIRNLGGVQTIALTATATPTVRDDIVKLLSLHEPKPFITGFARENLRFAVTPCGSDREKDQRLAEFLRGQKGIGIIYAATRKRCEEIALWLPGKLGKPVGIYHGGLDPQQRRSVQEDFMAGKLAAIVATNAFGMGIDKSDIRYVVHYNMPGSLEAYYQEAGRAGRDGLPSECLLLFSYSDRYIQEFFIENNYPTRDVVAAVYKFLHSRTDDPIEMTLDQIREKIGLQVGGEAIGTAERLLAKTGVLERLDSSANQAIIRIDSTLPTLVDMLPREAKVRRRVLQAAEKIIGDRREEDVYFSLDRIVKSTDQSRESVTRTLRELSRLRDFDYVPPFRGRAIHFRKRDVPFNDLKIDFVELERRKRAEYEKLDHVIRFAQTPNCRQLAVLNYFGDPAADVCGNCDRCDLTQPRKNAAVTTAAAVPLTAEETEEQQLITQLVRIVLSALARTHGRFGKGLVAQMLAGSQNKKLQQLKLDRLSTFGLLKGLKQAQVTDLLDAVCSVGMAQQIEVTQRRPTVKLTDFGQEVMKGNQPVPVAFTIARPLKIKAMALVRKMAAAEEVAETPAEKPKPTANPDLLKTLRKWRLEAANELGVPAYRIVSNATLEAIAAKQPQSVSELESIRGIVPETVEQYGYALTQLITSQLSEADDLPDDDIDLDPSYDELSDDDDDVPQPPISGNEASVALDHGEPKPLANRDSGQPKDLLWDANAPTKSVSGGGAFGEAKPATPEEAPTRQVTGDGDAFWTWKLLQDGYSADQCCEIRRIDQGTLLSHLIAAARDQRPVPLDWVAGEEAKLLATIAAATDSAATLDGLIPSHWDPKLLQLARETRRPQGRG; translated from the coding sequence ATGCCGTCGACACTTTCCCCAAGCGATTTCCTGGACCGGTTTGGCCTGACCCAATTCCGCAGCGGGCAGGAAGCGGTGATTCAACAGGTCCTCGACGGCAAGGACGTGTTGTGCGTGATGCCAACCGGCGGCGGCAAAAGCCTGTGCTATCAATTGCCCAGCGTGATGCTCGACGGGCTGACGATCGTCGTCTCGCCGCTGATCGCGCTGATGCAGGACCAGGTCGACGTGCTGCAAAAGAAAGGCTTTCGGGCGACGCTGATCAACAGCTCGCTGAAACCGGCCGAACAGTTCGATCGCATGCAAGCGATGGCCGAGGGAAAGTACGACCTGATCTACATCGCGCCGGAGCGGCTGCGGAACAGCCGCTTTTTGGAGAGCGTTCGCAAAACGAAGGTCTCGCTGCTGGCGGTCGATGAAGCCCACTGCATCAGCGAATGGGGACATGATTTCCGCCCCGATTACGCTCGCCTGGGGCAGTTCCGAATTCGCAACCTGGGCGGCGTGCAGACGATCGCTCTGACGGCCACCGCCACGCCGACGGTTCGCGACGACATCGTCAAGCTGTTGTCGCTGCACGAACCAAAGCCATTCATCACCGGTTTTGCTCGCGAAAACCTGCGGTTCGCGGTCACTCCCTGCGGCAGCGATCGCGAGAAGGATCAACGGCTGGCGGAGTTCCTGCGGGGCCAGAAGGGGATCGGGATTATCTATGCCGCGACGCGGAAACGCTGCGAAGAAATTGCCCTCTGGTTGCCGGGGAAGCTGGGCAAACCGGTCGGGATCTATCATGGCGGCCTCGATCCGCAACAGCGGCGGAGCGTCCAAGAGGACTTCATGGCGGGGAAGTTGGCCGCGATCGTGGCGACCAACGCGTTTGGGATGGGAATCGACAAATCGGACATCCGCTACGTCGTCCACTACAACATGCCCGGCAGCCTAGAAGCCTATTACCAGGAAGCAGGCCGGGCCGGCCGGGACGGTTTGCCCAGCGAATGCCTGCTGTTGTTCAGTTACAGCGACCGCTACATCCAAGAATTTTTCATCGAGAACAACTACCCGACCCGCGACGTCGTCGCGGCGGTCTACAAGTTCTTGCACTCCCGCACCGACGACCCGATCGAAATGACGCTCGATCAGATCCGCGAGAAGATCGGCCTACAAGTCGGCGGCGAGGCGATCGGGACCGCCGAGCGGTTGCTGGCCAAAACGGGAGTCCTGGAGCGGCTGGACAGCAGCGCCAACCAGGCGATCATCCGGATCGACAGCACGCTGCCGACCTTGGTCGACATGCTGCCGCGGGAAGCCAAAGTTCGCCGCCGCGTGTTGCAAGCGGCTGAAAAGATCATCGGCGATCGACGCGAAGAGGATGTCTATTTTTCGCTCGACCGGATTGTCAAATCGACCGATCAATCGCGTGAATCGGTGACGCGAACGCTGCGTGAATTGAGCCGGTTGCGAGACTTCGATTACGTGCCGCCGTTTCGCGGCCGGGCGATCCACTTCCGCAAACGCGATGTCCCCTTCAACGACCTGAAGATCGATTTCGTCGAACTCGAACGCCGCAAGCGGGCCGAATACGAGAAGCTGGATCATGTGATCCGGTTTGCGCAAACGCCGAACTGCCGGCAGTTGGCGGTGCTGAATTATTTCGGCGATCCAGCAGCCGACGTCTGCGGAAACTGCGACCGATGCGACCTGACGCAGCCCCGAAAAAATGCGGCGGTGACAACGGCGGCCGCCGTCCCGTTGACCGCTGAAGAGACCGAGGAACAGCAGCTGATCACCCAACTGGTGCGGATCGTGCTCAGCGCCCTGGCTCGCACCCACGGGCGATTTGGCAAAGGGCTGGTCGCTCAAATGCTGGCCGGTTCCCAAAACAAGAAGCTGCAACAATTGAAGCTCGATCGCTTGAGCACCTTTGGGCTGCTGAAGGGACTCAAACAAGCTCAAGTCACCGATCTGCTGGACGCCGTCTGCAGCGTCGGGATGGCGCAACAGATCGAAGTCACCCAGCGGCGTCCGACGGTTAAGCTGACCGATTTTGGGCAGGAAGTGATGAAGGGGAACCAACCGGTACCGGTCGCCTTTACGATCGCCCGGCCGCTGAAAATCAAAGCGATGGCATTGGTCCGCAAGATGGCCGCAGCGGAAGAGGTCGCCGAGACGCCGGCGGAAAAGCCGAAACCGACAGCGAATCCCGATCTTCTGAAGACGCTCCGTAAATGGCGACTGGAAGCGGCCAACGAACTGGGCGTTCCCGCCTACCGGATCGTCAGCAACGCGACCCTCGAAGCGATCGCCGCCAAACAGCCGCAGAGCGTTAGCGAACTGGAATCGATTCGCGGCATCGTTCCCGAGACGGTCGAACAGTATGGCTACGCGTTAACCCAGTTGATCACATCGCAACTGTCCGAAGCCGATGATCTCCCCGACGACGATATCGACCTCGATCCGTCGTACGACGAGCTATCCGACGACGACGACGACGTCCCACAACCACCGATATCAGGAAACGAAGCTTCAGTCGCACTGGATCACGGCGAACCGAAACCGTTGGCAAACCGCGACTCCGGCCAACCGAAGGATCTATTGTGGGACGCTAACGCCCCCACGAAGTCGGTCAGCGGCGGCGGCGCCTTCGGCGAAGCAAAGCCTGCCACGCCGGAGGAAGCTCCGACGCGTCAGGTGACGGGCGATGGCGACGCTTTCTGGACTTGGAAACTGCTGCAGGATGGCTACTCCGCCGACCAATGTTGCGAGATTCGGCGGATCGACCAGGGGACCTTATTGTCGCACCTGATCGCCGCCGCCCGCGATCAGCGACCGGTTCCCTTGGACTGGGTAGCCGGTGAGGAAGCGAAATTGCTGGCCACCATCGCTGCGGCGACCGATTCAGCGGCCACTCTTGACGGCTTGATCCCCAGCCACTGGGATCCCAAGCTATTGCAATTGGCTCGCGAAACGCGTCGGCCCCAGGGGCGTGGTTAG
- a CDS encoding prenyltransferase/squalene oxidase repeat-containing protein — MTNNLARTGAISRRDLIGRSIGLLTASALPVAAVAQTGDDGLYTPAVSLAIDRGLASLVARQTADGSFGDGRGTGLGRNVAVVSLAGLAMLSRGSLPDRGPHGAALDRCVDYIADACEDETGFIIRRESVSRGAMYGHGFATLFLAEVYGTSDRKDLQRKLNHAVDLIVRSQNSEGGWRYEPEPRDADLSVTICQMMALRAARNAGTFVPGETIERAVDYVRRCQNPDGGFMYQLTGGESRFPLTAGAIVALQNAGRYRGKELDDGYDFLSNRAGHNFSPQRNNYFFYAHYYSVQALWQRGGSDWKAWYEQLRDILLSAQLNDGSWLDYTDRTYATAMACIILNTPRSLLPIFQR; from the coding sequence TTGACCAACAATCTCGCACGCACCGGCGCGATCTCGCGGCGCGACCTGATCGGCCGATCGATCGGCTTGCTGACCGCATCGGCCTTGCCCGTCGCGGCGGTTGCTCAAACGGGCGACGATGGGCTCTACACGCCTGCCGTTTCGCTGGCGATCGATCGTGGACTCGCCTCGCTGGTCGCGCGTCAAACCGCCGACGGCAGCTTTGGCGATGGCCGCGGCACCGGCTTGGGACGCAACGTCGCCGTAGTCAGCTTGGCCGGGCTGGCGATGTTGTCGCGAGGCAGTCTGCCCGATCGCGGGCCTCACGGCGCGGCGCTGGATCGCTGCGTCGACTACATCGCCGACGCGTGTGAAGACGAAACGGGATTCATCATCCGACGCGAATCGGTAAGCCGCGGGGCGATGTACGGCCACGGCTTTGCCACGCTGTTCCTCGCCGAAGTCTATGGGACCAGCGACCGCAAGGATCTGCAACGCAAGCTGAACCATGCCGTCGATCTGATCGTCCGCTCGCAGAACAGCGAAGGGGGCTGGCGATATGAACCCGAGCCGCGCGACGCCGACCTGTCGGTAACGATCTGCCAGATGATGGCTTTGCGAGCGGCTCGCAACGCGGGGACCTTTGTTCCGGGAGAGACGATCGAAAGGGCGGTCGATTACGTGCGGCGATGCCAGAATCCCGACGGCGGTTTTATGTACCAATTGACCGGTGGGGAGAGCCGATTCCCGCTGACCGCCGGCGCGATCGTGGCGCTTCAAAACGCGGGACGCTACCGCGGCAAAGAGCTCGACGACGGCTACGATTTCCTCAGCAATCGAGCCGGTCACAACTTCTCGCCTCAACGCAACAACTACTTCTTTTACGCACACTATTATTCGGTGCAGGCACTCTGGCAGCGAGGCGGCTCCGACTGGAAAGCGTGGTACGAACAACTGCGAGACATTCTATTGTCGGCACAACTAAACGACGGCAGCTGGCTCGATTACACCGACCGCACCTACGCCACGGCAATGGCCTGCATCATCTTAAACACTCCCCGCAGCCTGCTGCCGATCTTCCAACGGTAA
- a CDS encoding MazG nucleotide pyrophosphohydrolase domain-containing protein, whose product MNEPKPEISLADFQQKIKAMYYEKDVVRGVDGTFMWLMEEIGELAAALRGDDRENLAAEFADVLAWLATIANVADIDLSKAISEKYGSGCPGCSRLVCTCPNEEKP is encoded by the coding sequence ATGAATGAACCAAAACCCGAGATCTCGCTCGCCGATTTTCAGCAGAAGATCAAGGCGATGTATTACGAGAAGGATGTCGTCCGCGGGGTCGACGGCACCTTCATGTGGTTGATGGAAGAGATCGGCGAACTGGCCGCGGCGTTGCGAGGCGACGATCGCGAGAACCTGGCGGCGGAGTTCGCCGACGTGCTGGCTTGGTTGGCGACAATCGCCAACGTCGCCGACATCGATCTATCCAAAGCGATCAGCGAAAAATATGGCAGCGGCTGTCCAGGCTGCAGTCGCCTGGTATGCACCTGCCCGAACGAAGAGAAACCGTGA
- a CDS encoding creatininase family protein: protein MKFLNSTAPAIRALDRQQTLVVLPTAAVEQHGPHLPCGTDTLISDAIADAVEAQAADCVLRLPTQWIGASAHHLRLGATLDCDLPTYIQLLCQTLQPLLEMGFCRFLILNGHGGNIDPMRVAVRQLQSQWPDRLLAAASYWSIAEAAIADRLTGEDKAVGHACEAETALILHLRPELVDTAAVESAMGWKPDAVEGMFICRDMKQRTAAGATGRPDLATAEQGRQMFEGIVDRVSVAVDRLLAEPLPS, encoded by the coding sequence ATGAAATTCTTGAATTCAACCGCCCCGGCGATCCGGGCGCTCGATCGTCAGCAGACCCTGGTTGTCCTTCCGACAGCGGCTGTCGAACAGCATGGCCCGCATCTTCCCTGCGGCACCGATACGTTGATCAGCGACGCGATCGCCGACGCAGTGGAAGCTCAGGCGGCCGATTGCGTTCTGCGTTTGCCGACTCAGTGGATCGGTGCCAGCGCGCACCATCTGCGACTCGGGGCGACGTTGGATTGCGACCTGCCAACGTACATCCAACTGTTGTGTCAGACGTTGCAGCCGCTGCTGGAAATGGGCTTCTGCCGTTTCCTGATCCTCAACGGACACGGTGGCAACATCGATCCGATGCGAGTCGCGGTGCGTCAATTGCAATCGCAGTGGCCCGACCGGTTGCTGGCTGCCGCGTCGTATTGGTCGATCGCGGAGGCGGCGATCGCCGATCGCCTGACCGGGGAAGACAAAGCGGTTGGGCACGCGTGCGAAGCGGAAACGGCGTTGATCCTGCATCTGCGTCCAGAGCTCGTCGACACCGCGGCCGTCGAGTCGGCGATGGGATGGAAGCCCGACGCGGTCGAAGGAATGTTCATCTGCCGCGATATGAAGCAGCGAACCGCCGCCGGAGCGACAGGCCGCCCCGATCTGGCGACAGCCGAACAGGGACGCCAGATGTTCGAAGGAATCGTCGATCGAGTGAGTGTTGCCGTCGACCGATTATTGGCCGAACCCCTGCCCAGCTAG
- a CDS encoding tRNA (adenine(22)-N(1))-methyltransferase, with protein MFGLDVRLQAVFDQVRCSTHVDVGSDHARLLAALLKSGRIERGIAIENKQQPFVNSRRRLANLAADVRFGDGLAVLEAGEAESLSICGMGAESIVQILEAFPDRVPPRVFLQPNRQSELVRRWGLRGGFQLVDEQIACGHWPYSILTFQRAADRDDPAYDGVDRDAALLFGPLNLRRRSAVLERVLREELEYLQRFERLEPAGIRRRETIEAVLATWNETQTPLPR; from the coding sequence ATGTTTGGTTTGGACGTTCGCTTGCAAGCTGTCTTCGATCAGGTCCGTTGCTCGACGCATGTCGACGTCGGTTCGGATCACGCGCGGCTGTTGGCGGCGCTGCTGAAAAGTGGCCGGATCGAGCGTGGGATCGCCATCGAAAACAAGCAGCAGCCGTTTGTGAACTCCCGTCGTCGATTGGCGAACCTGGCCGCGGACGTTCGCTTTGGCGATGGACTGGCGGTCTTGGAAGCGGGGGAAGCGGAGAGTTTGAGTATTTGTGGGATGGGCGCCGAAAGCATCGTACAGATTCTCGAAGCGTTCCCTGATCGCGTCCCGCCACGCGTCTTCCTGCAGCCGAATCGGCAGTCCGAATTGGTGCGCCGGTGGGGATTGCGAGGCGGTTTTCAATTGGTCGACGAACAGATCGCCTGCGGCCATTGGCCCTATTCGATCCTCACGTTTCAGCGCGCTGCCGATCGGGACGACCCGGCTTACGATGGCGTCGATCGCGATGCGGCACTACTGTTTGGTCCGCTGAATCTGCGACGCCGGTCTGCGGTTCTGGAGCGGGTGCTGCGCGAAGAGCTGGAATATTTGCAGCGTTTCGAGCGGTTGGAGCCAGCCGGGATCCGGCGTCGCGAAACGATCGAAGCGGTGCTGGCGACGTGGAACGAGACGCAAACGCCGCTGCCGCGATAA
- a CDS encoding 2-phosphosulfolactate phosphatase — translation MKSVSVALLPSLIQRESLADCTAVVIDVLRATSVIATALGNGAAGVIACESIDQAQRQAANLPGAYKLCGERGGLPIDGFDLGNSPAEYPREVIADKTVVMTTTNGTRALAAVDTAADVLTASFLNLSAASDYCAQSADVLLVCAGTDGRISGEDVLLAGAIAKRLIASRGFETTDDSALLAIAAWEAAEPVAADPARLAEFLALSKGGRNLQRIGFADDLQRVARIDSVPLVPRRVSRNPCILRCE, via the coding sequence ATGAAATCGGTATCCGTTGCCCTGCTGCCGTCGTTGATCCAACGCGAATCGCTAGCCGATTGCACCGCGGTGGTGATCGACGTGCTGCGAGCCACTTCGGTGATCGCGACCGCCTTGGGCAATGGCGCTGCGGGCGTGATCGCTTGCGAATCGATCGATCAGGCTCAGCGGCAGGCTGCGAATTTGCCGGGGGCTTATAAGTTGTGCGGCGAGCGCGGCGGGCTGCCGATCGACGGCTTCGATCTGGGGAATTCCCCGGCCGAATATCCGCGTGAGGTGATCGCCGACAAGACGGTCGTGATGACGACGACCAACGGGACGCGAGCCCTCGCGGCGGTCGATACGGCGGCCGATGTGTTGACCGCCTCGTTTTTGAATCTGTCGGCGGCGAGCGATTATTGCGCGCAATCGGCTGATGTGTTGTTGGTTTGCGCGGGAACCGATGGCCGGATCAGTGGCGAGGATGTGTTGTTGGCCGGTGCGATCGCCAAGCGGTTGATCGCCAGCCGCGGCTTCGAAACGACCGACGATTCGGCGTTGTTGGCGATCGCGGCGTGGGAGGCTGCCGAACCGGTAGCCGCCGATCCGGCGCGGCTCGCGGAATTCCTGGCGCTATCCAAAGGGGGCCGCAATCTGCAACGGATCGGGTTCGCCGACGATCTGCAGCGCGTCGCTCGGATCGACTCGGTGCCGCTGGTTCCTCGCCGCGTGTCACGCAATCCGTGCATCTTGCGCTGCGAATAA
- a CDS encoding NPCBM/NEW2 domain-containing protein translates to MTISLAEIVPAEDLLLNSGLVAVSFSDFESPEQLTFRDDKNQPLVVAADQLIRYGHEPIADFASGLMMVDGSWVVGRIERIAKDQVAISGRYFRTTLSLTNVRAIALQLPTQPLARASILKTFTDADGGDDRLLSVAGDEIVGVLQFPPTIDDAPLTFGATWNLQRGERSDDVAASTLRGIVLSPLLHPIRPAETGFWFGLDDGTRLAIRSIRRTGDAIELELASGESLAFAGDWDQFSAAVQSIQPVRGATHWLSQQPALAFKQQASLSELQWPLATDSGLRGEPLSIAGYRYRHGLSMHANAQAAYRIPPDATRFQATIGLATGDDLANTAGSVVFQVLTADATKAVRTQFTSPTLRPGDAPISLDIHLGDAKLIVLMARDAGDGSSGDHAVWADARFLLGNN, encoded by the coding sequence GTGACTATTTCACTGGCGGAAATCGTCCCGGCGGAAGATCTCTTGCTGAACAGCGGTCTCGTTGCGGTCAGCTTTTCCGATTTCGAGTCGCCCGAACAATTGACCTTTCGCGACGACAAGAACCAACCGCTGGTGGTCGCTGCCGATCAATTGATCCGATATGGCCACGAGCCGATCGCCGATTTTGCGTCGGGGCTGATGATGGTCGATGGATCGTGGGTCGTCGGACGAATCGAACGGATCGCAAAAGACCAGGTCGCCATCTCTGGGCGTTACTTCCGAACGACGCTGTCGTTGACAAACGTTCGCGCGATCGCGTTGCAATTGCCGACTCAGCCGCTCGCGCGGGCCTCGATCTTGAAGACGTTCACCGACGCCGATGGCGGAGACGATCGCTTGCTGAGCGTTGCCGGAGACGAGATCGTCGGCGTGCTGCAGTTTCCGCCGACGATCGACGACGCACCACTGACGTTTGGTGCGACGTGGAATCTGCAACGCGGCGAACGCTCCGACGACGTCGCGGCCTCGACCCTCCGCGGCATCGTATTGAGCCCGTTGTTGCATCCGATCCGCCCCGCCGAAACAGGATTCTGGTTCGGCCTGGACGATGGCACGCGATTGGCGATCCGATCGATCCGGCGAACCGGCGACGCAATCGAACTGGAACTAGCCAGCGGCGAAAGCTTGGCGTTTGCTGGCGACTGGGATCAATTCTCCGCCGCGGTGCAATCGATCCAGCCAGTTCGGGGCGCAACGCATTGGCTCAGCCAGCAGCCTGCTCTGGCGTTCAAGCAGCAAGCCTCTCTCTCCGAACTCCAATGGCCACTGGCCACCGACAGCGGACTTCGCGGCGAACCGCTGAGCATCGCCGGATACCGCTACCGACATGGTCTATCGATGCATGCGAACGCTCAAGCAGCGTACCGTATCCCACCCGATGCGACTCGGTTTCAAGCGACGATTGGGTTAGCAACGGGTGATGATTTGGCAAACACCGCCGGGAGCGTGGTCTTCCAGGTTTTGACGGCTGACGCGACCAAGGCGGTCCGGACGCAGTTCACGTCGCCTACGCTGCGGCCCGGCGACGCTCCGATTTCACTCGATATTCACCTTGGCGATGCGAAGCTGATCGTACTGATGGCCCGCGACGCGGGAGACGGCAGCAGCGGGGACCACGCGGTTTGGGCCGACGCCCGTTTTTTGCTCGGCAACAATTGA